From the Cyanobium sp. M30B3 genome, the window GCTACTACGGCCAGCCGGTGAAACAGCGCCAGGAGCTGATCGGGTTCTACCAGTCCGCCCTGGTCCGCCACCGCAACGCCGGCTGAGCGGCGTTCAGCCCGGAAAGGCCGGAGGCTCCGGCCAGTGCAACTGGGGCAGGGGCACCTGCAGGGCCCGCAGTCGGGCCGACAACCCCCACAGCCGCATCACCAGCTGGTGCCAGGGGGCCAGGGTCTCCAGACTGAGGGCCACCGGCGAGCTGGTGGCGTTGCGCAGGGCCGAGGCGGCCGCCAGTTCGCGGCTGGCCGTCTCAATCTCCGCCCGCAACTGCTGGCGCTCAACCGCCGACATCACGGCGTCCGGGCAACAATCCAGCAGGGTGTCGCCCCGCTCAAACCAGACGCGGAAGTCGTCCAGCAACGAGCCCAGCAGGTGATTCAGCAGATCGGCCCCGGACTCCGGATGGCCAGGGGGTGGCACGGCACTCATCCCAGCAGCCTAGGAAGGGCTGCGTAGGATCGGATCTCCCTGTGCAGGTGTGCAAGCCCGTGTCCCCATCCGCCGCCGCGTCCAGCTCCGCTCCGGTCGCTTCGGTTGCCCAGGACACGGCAGAAACCACAGGCACACCGCAGGGCAATGGCCAGGTTGACGCCCCGGTCCACCTGCCCAGAACGAGCGAGAGCGAGCAGCTGCTGAAGATCCGCCACTCGATGAGCCACGTGATGGCCATGGCGGTGCAGAAGCTGTTTCCCCAGGCCCAGGTCACGATCGGCCCCTGGACCGAGAGTGGCTTCTACTACGACTTCGACAGCCCCGATCCCTTCAGCGAGGCCGACCTCAAGGCCATCAGGAAGGAGATGATCAAGATCATCAACCGGAAGCTGCCGCTCGAGCGCGTTGAGGTGAGCCGCGCTGAGGCTGAGCAGAGGATCAAGGCCCAGAACGAGCCCTACAAGCTGGAGATCCTGGCCGGGATCAGCGAGCCGATCACCCTCTACACCCTGGGTGAGGAGTGGTGGGACCTCTGCGCCGGCCCCCATGTGGCCAACACCAGCGAGCTCAACGCCAAGGCCTTCGAGCTGGAGAGCGTGGCGGGGGCCTACTGGCGCGGCGACGAGAACAACGCCCAGCTGCAGCGCATCTACGGCACCGCCTGGGAGACCGCGGAGCAACTGGCCGAATACAAGCGCCGCAAGGAAGAGGCGCTGCGCCGCGACCACCGCCGCCTGGGAACGGATCTGGATCTGTTCTCGATCGAGGACGAGGCCGGCGCCGGCCTGGTGTTCTGGCACCCCCGCGGCGCCCGCATGCGCCTGCTGATCGAGGACCTCTGGCGGGAGCTGCACTTCAAGGCCGGCTACGAGCTGCTCTACACCCCCCACGTGGCCGACATCAGCCTGTGGAAAACCTCCGGCCACCTCGACTTCTACAGCGAGTCGATGTTCGGACCGATGCAGGTGGATGAGCGGCAATACCAGCTCAAGCCGATGAACTGCCCGTTCCACGTGCTCACCTACGCCAGCAAGCTGCGCAGCTACCGCGAGCTGCCGATCCGCTGGGCCGAGCTGGGCACCGTGTATCGCTACGAGCGTCCCGGCGTGATGCACGGCCTGATGCGCGTGCGGGGCTTCACCCAGGACGACGCCCACGTGTTCTGCCTGCCCGAGCAGATCAGCGATGAGATCCTGCGCATCCTCGATCTCACCGAGCAGATCCTCAGCACCTTCGATTTCCGCAGCTACGAGATCAACCTCTCCACCCGGCCGGAGAAGTCGATCGGCGAAGACGGGGTGTGGGAGCTGGCCACCCAGGGCCTGATCGAGGCGCTGGATCGCAAGGGCTGGGCCTACAGGATCGATGCGGGCGGCGGTGCCTTCTACGGACCGAAGATCGACCTCAAGATCGAGGACGCCATCGGCCGGATGTGGCAGTGCTCCACGATCCAGCTCGACTTCAACCTGCCGGAGCGCTTCCAGCTGGAGTATGTGGCCGCCGATGGATCGCGCCAGAGGCCGATCATGATTCACCGCGCCATCTTCGGCTCGCTGGAGCGGTTCTTCGGGATCATGACCGAGAACTACGCCGGCGATTTCCCCTTCTGGCTGGCCCCCGAGCAGATCCGCCTGCTGCCGGTCACCGATGGGGTGCGACCCTATGCCGAAGAGCTGCTGGCCCAGCTCCAGGAGGCTGGCGTGCGGGCCACGATCGACCACTCCGGCGATCGCCTCGGCAAGCTGATCCGCAACGGCGAACAGATGAAGATTCCCGTGCTGGCGGTGATCGGCGCCAAGGAGGCAGACAGCGGCCAGGTGAGCCTGCGCAGCCGCCGCGACGGGGATCTGGGCAGCGTTTCGGCGGCCGACCTGGTGAGTGCCGCCCGCCAGGCCAACAGGGAGCGGGCCGCCGGCCTGCAGCCATGACCACCCTGCTGGCCGGCGACATCGGCGGCACCAAGACCCTGCTGGCCCTCTATACGCTTGCAGGCCAGCAGCTCGAACGGCTGGCTGAGGAGCGCTACAGCTCAGCGGACTGGGACGATCTCACCCCGATGGTGCGGCGGTTCCTCAGCACAGCTGGCCAGTCCCTGCCAGGCCGTGAGGCCCAGCCGGCGGCGGCCTGCTTCGCGGTGGCGGGGCCGGTGCAGGGGGGGCGGGCCCGGCTCACCAACCTGCCCTGGCTCCTCGACCAGACCGCCCTCGCCGCCGCCATCGGCATGGCCAGTGGCCGGGTGGAGCTGGTGAATGATTTCGCCGTGCTGATCTACGGGCTGCCACACCTGAAGCCGCAGCAGCAGGCTGTGGTGCGGTCAGGCTGTGGGGATCCTGACGGCACCCTGCTGGTGCTCGGTGCCGGCACCGGCCTGGGTGTGGCCTACGGCCTGCGCACCCCCCAGGGGCTGGTGGCCCTGGCCAGTGAGGCGGCCCATGCCGAATTTGCCCCGCGCAGCGAGGAGGAATGGCGGCTGAAGCGCTGGCTCCAGGCCGATCTGGGTGTGGAGCGCCTGTCGATCGAGCGGGTGGTGAGTGGCACCGGTTTGGGCCAGGTTGGACGCTGGCTGATGCAGGAACGTCACGCCGATGGCAGCCATCCCCTGCAGCGCAATCCGCCAGCAGACCTGCCCGCGGCAATGGCCGAGGCGGCAGCTGCCGGCGATGCCCTGGCCCGGGACGCGCTGGACCTGTGGCTTGGGGCCTATGGCAGCGTGGTGGGCGACCTGGCGCTCACCGGCCTCAGCAGGGGCGGCATCTGGCTGGCGGGAGGAACGGCCGGAAAGTTGCTGCGGGCCCTGGGCCAGGCCAGCTTTGCGCAGGCGTTCCTGGCCAAGGGGCGGCTGGCCCCCGTGCTGGAGAAGCTGCCGATCACGGCCATCACCGATCCGGCGATCGGCCTGTACAGCGCCGCCTGCAGGGCCCGCATGCTGCTGAAGGGATCAGCCGCCGCGCCCGCAAGCTGAGACACTGGCAGCAACAGGAGCAGTCGGATGGTGCGGCCCAAGGTTGGCCAGGGTGTTGTGGTTCACGTGCCGGCCACCACGGCCAACATCGGCCCGGGGTTCGACTGCCTCGGGGTGGCCCTCGACCTCGACAACGTGTTCGAACTCCGCTGCGTGGAGGGGGGCAGCCACCGCTTCGACCTGATCATCGAGGGCAGCGAAGGCGCCCACCTGCGCGGCGGTCCGGACAACCTGGTGTACCGCTCGGCCCAGCGGGTATGGAAGGAGGCGGGTGAGGAGCCGGTGGGCCTGGAGGCCCGGGTGCGCCTGGCCGTGCCGCCGGCCCGCGGCCTGGGCAGCAGCGCCACCGCCATCGTGGCCGGCCTGATGGGGGCCAATGCCCTGGTGGGTGAACCGCTCAGCAAGGAGAAACTGCTCGAGCTGGCGATCGACATCGAGGGCCATCCCGACAACGTGGTGCCATCCCTGGTGGGTGGTCTGTGCATGACGGCCAAGGCCGCTTCCCACCGCTGGCGGGTGGTGCGCTGTGAATGGTCGAGCGAGGTGGTGGCTGTGGTGGCGATCCCCGCCATCCGACTGGCCACCAGCGAGGCACGCCGGGCCATGCCCAAGGCGATTCCGGTGGCCGACGCGGTGATCAATCTCGGGGCTCTCACCCTGCTGCTGCAGGGATTGCGCAGCGGCAACGGCGATCTGATCAGCGATGGCATGCACGACCGCCTGCATGAGCCCTACCGCTGGGGATTGATCGTGGGGGGCACCAAGGTGCGCGATGCGGCGCTGGAGGCGGGAGCCTGGGGCTGCGTGATCAGTGGCGCAGGGCCGAGCCTGCTCGCCCTCTGCACGGCGGAGCGGGCCGAGGCCGTGGCTCGCACGATGCTGCTGGCCTGGCACAAGGCCGGGGTGGAAAGCCGCACCGAAGTTCTGCATGTGCAGCAGGAGGGCAGTCGCTGGCAGCCCCTGCCCGATCGCTGAAGCGCCCCGATCAAGTGGATCAGGGCCGATCGCGCAACGGATCTGCCGCAGGCAACTGATTCTCAGCAGTCGCAAATCAGGGCGATCGGCCTATGGGGATGCATAGACAGTGCAGCATCTGGCATCGTCGACCGAGCAAAGGTGCACGCTTTCAGGTGTGCTGAATAGGCTTTGCCTTCTCCCCTTTCAGCAATGCGCAATTCACGCAAGGCTTTTCTTTTCGTGGCGGCAGCCGCTGCCGCCGGCTCCAGCCTGATCGCTGCGCCTGGGCGCGCCGGTGAAACCGTCACCGACGAGGCCGCCTCCACCCTGGCCGCCCTGCCCAGCGCAGCCGCGACTCCCGCCGAGTCCCAGGACACCCTGATCAGCCAGTCCGTGATCGTGGACGAAGCCGTCGTCTACGAGCAGGGCACCGGCTTCTACGGCACCATCGGCATCGGCGGCACCTGGGCCAACGACATCACCGGCAACGTCAAACGTCGTAACCGGCCCAACCGCAGCGTCGAGCTGGAAACCGAAGGTGGTTTCGCCCTTGACGCCGGTGTCGGCTACGACTTCGGCCCGATTCGTGCCGAGCTCACCTACGTCTACAACCGCATCGGTGTGGACGACATCACCCGCCCCCGCAACTGGCGCTCCACCCGCACCAACGGTGGCAACCAGAACGGCATCATGGCGAGCGCCTACTGGGACATCAACACCGGTAGCCGCTGGACCCCCTACATCGGCGGCGGCATCGGCTGGATCAACCAGTCCATGGGCAACAACACCCTGGTGAAGAGCCGCAACGGCAACGTTGTGAACCGGATCAACACCGGCGATGGCAGCGATGACCTGTTCGGCTGGCAGGCCAAGGCCGGTGTGGCCTATGGCGTGAACTGGAACACCGACATCTACGCAGAAGCCGTGTACCAGGGCGCTGAGTCGTTCCGGGCCGGCCGCACCAACTGGAGCGCCCTCGACAACAACTGGGGCTTCAAGATCGGTGCCCGCTACCGCTTCGGTGGCCCGGTGGTGGAAGAAGTGGTGGAGGAGACCGTGATCACCCCTGCCCCCGCTCCTGCTCCCCGTCCCCAGCCCGCTCCCGCTCCGGTGTTCCAGCCCGAGCCCGCCCCGATCCGCGGCCTCTGGTGAGCCTCGGCTGATCAGCCGGGTTCTGGCGACCCATCCAGGGAGTGGCTTCGGCCACTCCTTTTTTGTTGGCCAGTCCCTGCCGCAGGGCCGGCACCGCAGGACGGCGGGCCATGGGTACAAATGCCCATCGGCCATGGGGTGACTGGTAACGTGGCCGCCGGGTCAGTCCATGGCGGTGCAGACCGCGCTGGCGTCAGCCCGCCCCACTCGCCACCCGTCCTGGAGCCCGATGGACGCCTCCCTGCCCAGCCAGGCCTTCCCCTGGCTCAGCCTGATCGTGCTGCTGCCGGCGGCCGTGGCCCTGGTGATGCCGCTGCTGCCCGGCGATGGCAGCGACCCGCGCCTGCCCCGCACCCTGGCCCTCGGCACCCTGGCCGTGGACCTGGGGCTGATGCTGGTGTGCTTCAGCCAGCACTTCAACGGCGCCAGCAGTGAGCTGCAGCTGGTGGAGCGGCTCAGCTGGGTGCCGGCCCTGGGCCTCGAATGGTCGCTGGCGGCCGATGGTCTCTCGGCGCCGCTGGTGGTGCTCTCCGGCCTGGTGACCCTGCTCTCGGTGGCCGCCAGCTGGAACATCGGCCGCAAGAGCCGGCTCTACTTCGCCCTGATGCTGGTGCAGGCCTCCGCCCAGTGCCTGGTGTTCCTCTCCCAGGACTTCCTGCTGTTCTTCCTGGCCTGGGAACTGGAGCTGGTGCCGGTGTACCTGCTGATCGCCATCTGGGGCGGCAAGCAGCGCCAGTACGCCGCCACCAAGTTCATCCTCTACACGGCCACCGCCTCGCTGCTGATCCTGGTGAGCGGCCTGGCCCTGGCCTTCAACGGCCCCTTCACCTTCAACCTGGCCGAGCTGGCCAGCCGCAGCCCCGGCGGCACCTTCGGCCTGCTCTGCTACCTGGGTTTCCTGGTGGGCTTTGGCGTGAAGCTGCCGATGTTCCCGCTGCACACCTGGCTGCCCGATGCCCACGGCGAGGCCAATGCGCCGGTGTCGATGCTGCTGGCCGGCGTGCTGCTGAAGATGGGCGGCTACGCCCTGCTGCGCTTCAACGTACAGATGTTGCCCGAGGCCCATCTCACCCTGGCGCCGGCCCTGGTGGTGCTGGGCATCGTCAACATCGTGTACGGCGCGCTCAACGCCTTCGCCCAGGACAACGTCAAGCGCAGGATCGCCTGCAGCTCGGTGAGCCACATGGGCTTCGTGCTGCTGGGCATCGGCGCCATCGATGCCCTGGGCATCAGCGGGGCGATGCTGCAGATGATCAGCCACGGCCTGATCGCGGCAGCGATGTTCTTCGTGACCGGGGTGTTCTACGAGCGCACCGAAACCCTGTCGATTCCCAACATGGGCGGGCTGGCCAAGGCCCTGCCGATCACCTTCGCCTTCTTCCTGGCCAGCTGCCTGGCCTCGCTGGCGCTGCCGGGGATGAGCGGCTTTGTGAGCGAGATCACCGTGTTCCTGGGCGTGACCGCCAACGACGGCTTCACCACGGGCTTCCGGGTGATCACGATCGTGCTGGCGGCCATCGGCCTGGTGCTCACCCCGGTGTACCTGCTCAGCCTCTGCCGGCGCGTGTTCTTCGGCCCCCGGATTCCGGCCCTGGCCAGCACCGGCGACATGCGGCCCCGGGAGCTGCTGATCGGCCTCACCCTGCTGGTGCCCACGCTGGTGATCGGCTTCTGGCCGCGGGTGGCCATCGACCTCTACGAGGCCAGCACCAATGCCCTCTCCACCCAGCTCCTGGCTGGGGTGAGCGTGGCGGCAGGTCGGTTCACCCCCTTCGCCTGAGCCACAGCACGGCCTGGACATGCCCTGGAATAGGCGGCAGTTGCAATGCCGGCCATGGCCGCCGCCTCCAGCCCTTCACCCCTGCTGCGGGGGCAGGGCCTTCCCCCGTTTGAGGCCATCACCGCCGCGCAGGTGGACACGGCCATCCCCGAGCTGCTGGAGCAGCTCAACGGCGAACTCAGCCAGGTGGAGGAGCAGCTGGAGCGCCGCCTGCGTGAGGCCGATGATGGCGGTATGCCCCTCACCTGGGCGGAGGTGATGGACCCCCTGCACCTGCTGGGCGAGCGGCTGCGCTGGAGCTGGGGGGTGGTGAGCCACCTCAATGGGGTGTGCAACACGCCCGAACTGCGCACGGCCCACCAGAACCAGCAGGGGGCGGTGGTGGCCTTCGGCAGCCGGGCCGGCCAGAGCGCCGTGATCTATCGGGCCCTGGGCCAGCTGCTGGAGCAGCGCCAGCAGCTCGATGCCACCCAGCTGCGCATCCTCGAGGCCGAGCGCCGCGACATGGAGCTGCGCGGCGTGGGCCTCAGCGGAGCAGAGCAGGAGGCCTTCAATGCCGCCACCGCCGAGCTGGCGAAGCTGGCCAGCGACTTCGGCAACCACGTGCTCGACGCCACCAACGGCTGGAGCCTCACCCTCACCAGCGAGGCGGAGCTGGCCGGCCTGCCCGAGAGCCTGCGCGAGCTGCTGGCCCAGGCCGCCCGCGATGCAGGCGACGAGGGCTGGCGCCTGGGGCTCGACATGCCCCGGGTGGTGCCCTTCCTCAAGTACAGCCAGCGCCGCGACCTGCGCGAAACGGTGTACCGGGCCCAGGTGGCCCGGGCCTCCAGCGGCGAGCTGGACAACGGGCCCCTGATCGAGCGCATCCTGACGCTGCGGGGCGAGCAGGCCCGGCGGCTGGGCCATGCCAGCTGGGCCGAGGTGAGCCTGGCCAGCAAGATGGCCGGCTCGGTGGCGGAGGTGGAGCAGCTGCTGGAGGAGCTGCGCGCGGCGGCCTATCCGGTGGCCGAGCGGGAGCTGGAGGAGCTGCGCGCCATCGCCCGCCGCCATGGCGCCCCGGAAGCCGCCGACCTCAAACCCTGGGATGTGGCCTACTGGGCCGAGAAGCTGCGCCAGGAGAGCTTCGAGCTCGACAGCGAGGCGCTGCGCCCCTGGTTCCCGCTGGAGCAGGTGCTGCAGGGGCTGTTCGGCCTCTGCCAGCGCCTGTTCGACATCCGCATCGTGAGCACCGATCCCGGCGAGGCCCCCACCTGGCACCCGGATGTGCGCTACTTCCGCGTGCTCGACGGCGCCAGCGGCGCCCCCCTTGCCGCCTTCTATCTGGATCCCTTCAGCCGGCCCGGCAGCAAGCGCGGCGGCGCCTGGATGGATGAGTGCCTGGGCCGCAGCACCAGCCGCGCCGGCGAGCCCGTGCTGCCGGTGGCCTACCTGATCTGCAACCAGAGCCCGCCGGTGGGCGACACCCCCAGCCTGATGACCTTCGAGGAGGTGGAGACCCTCTTCCACGAGTTCGGCCACGGCCTGCAGCACATGCTCACCACCGTGGAGCGGCCCCAGGCCGCGGGGATCAACAACGTGGAGTGGGATGCGGTGGAGCTGCCCAGCCAGTTCATGGAGAACTGGTGCTACGACCGCGCCACCCTGATGGGCATGGCCCGCCACTGGCAGAGCGGCGAGCCCCTGCCCGAGGCCGAGTACCAGAAGCTGCTGGCCGCCCGCACCTTCATGGGCGGCAGCGCCACCCTGCGCCAGGTGCACTTCGCCCTCACCGACCTGCGCCTGCACAGCGAGTGGAGCCCGGAGTGCAGCCAGAGCCCGGAGCAGCTGCGCCGCGAGATCGCCCGCACCACCACCGTGCTGGAGCCGATCCCCGAGGACGCCTTCCTCTGCGCCTTCAGCCACATCTTCGCCGGCGGCTACTCGGCCGGCTACTACTCCTACAAGTGGGCCGAGGTGCTCAGCGCCGACGCCTTCAGCGCCTTCGAGGAGGTGGGCCTCGATGTGGAAGACGAAGTGGTGGCCACCGGCCGCCGCTTCCGCGACACCGTGCTGTCGCTGGGCGGCAGCCGCTCACCGGCGGAGATCTTCGAGGCCTTCCGCGGCCGGCCGCCCAGCAGCGAGGCCCTGATTCGCCACTCGGGCCTGGTGGGCGCCTGATTTGAGGTGAAAGCCTGCGTTCAGGGCCGCAGCAGCTCGGCCACGATCGGCCCCAGGGCCGCCGGGCTGCTGATCAGCTGCTTGTGGTGCCACACCGGCAGCCGCTGGCGGCGGCCCAGCGGCAACACGCCGCTCCAGCTGGGGATCACCAGGGTGTCGGCCAGACACCAGAAGCTGCAGCAGTCCACATCGGCCAGGGCGGTGAGGTCGCCGTTGAGCTGGCGCAGCAGCGGGCTGCCCGGCCGCATGTCGGCGATGCTGGCCAGCCAGCGCCCCGGCCAGGGCGCGGCCACCAGGCTGCCCCGCTGGGGGCTGCCCACGCTGATCAGCCGGCGCACGCGACCGGCCCCGCCGGCGAGCTGGATCCAGCAGCGGCCCACCACGCCGCCCATCGAAAAACCCAGCAGATCCACCGGCTGATCCGGGCCGAAGCGCTGGTTCACCAGCCGCCCGAGCTGGGTGGCCAGCTCCAGCAGGGGCCGCTGGCCGAGGCCATGGGGCAGGTGGGGCACCAGCAGGGGCTGGCGACGGCCCTGGAGTTCCTCCTCCAGCCGGCGGAACAGGCGGGGGGTATCCCACAGGCCGTGCACCAGCACCAGGGGCGGGGATTGGGGGGTAGCCATCCGCCAAACAGGCCGACGGGCAACCTATGCCATCACCCGGGCCGGGAGGATGGAGGAATGGTCAACCCGTCCCAGGACCGCGGCGCCCCGACAGAGCCCAGCGGGCTGCAGGACCGCCCCAGCCCAGCCCTGCAGGAGATCGCCGAGGCCTTTGCCCTGCCCGCCGCCGTGACGGCGATCGAGCCCCTCGGCCAGGGCAATGTGAATGACACCTACCGGGTGAGCTGCGCCGCCCGGGCCGGGGCGTCTGCCCAGTTCGTGCTGCAGCGCCTGAACACCAGCGTGTTCGAGCGGCCGGAGTGGGTGATGGCCAACCTGGCCCGGCTGGGCGAGCACGCCGCCGGTCGGCCCTGGCCCCAGCCCGAGCGGCCGCGCCGCTGGGAACTCCCCCAGTTGCTGCCCACCCGGGACGGCGGCGAGGGGGATGCCGGTACCTGGCTGCGCCGCGGCGCCGACTGCTGGCGCATGCTCAGCTTCGTGGCGGACACCACCAGCCCGGACACCGTGCTCAGCGATGCCCACGCCGCCGAGGTGGGCCGGGCCCTGGGCGGGTTCCACCGGCTCGTGCACGACCTGCCCTGTGAGCAGCTGCACGACACCCTCGAGGGGTTCCACGTGACCCCGGGCTACCTGCACCACTACGACCAGCTGCTGGAGCAGGGGGCGGCAGGGGCCGGCACGGGCAGCGGCAAGCCAGAGGCGGAGAGCTGGTGCCACCGCTTCATCGCCGAGCGCCGAAACCTGGCGCCGGTGCTGGAGCAGGCGAGGGCCAGCGGGCAGCTGCAACCGCGGCCCATCCACGGCGACCCCAAGGTGAACAACGTGCTGCTCGACCGCCGCAGCGGCCAGGCCGTGGCACTCGTGGATCTGGACACGGTGAAGCCGGGCCTGCTGCACTACGACATCGGCGACGCCCTGCGCTCCGGCTGCAATCCGGCCGGGGAGGAGACCAGCGACCTGGCCAGCGTGCAGTTCGACCCCGGCCGCTGCCGGGCGATGCTGGCGGGCTACCTGGAGCTGGCCCGGCCGATCCTCAGTGCAGCCGATCTGGAGCTGATCCCCACAGCGGCGCGCCTGCTCAGCTTCGAGCTCGGCCTGCGCTTTTTCAGCGATCACCTGGCCGGCAACCGCTACTTCAGGTGCCGCCATCGCGGCCACAACCTGCAGCGGGCCCTGGTGCAGTTCACCCTCACCGAGCGGGTCGAGGCCCAGCAGGGTGAGCTGGAGGAGCTGGTGCGCGAACTCAGCGCCGGATGACCCACCAAGACACAGCGCACGACGCGGGATCTGAACCATCAGCAGGCGGGCAGCCTCCGGCCCGCCAGGCCTTCTCCCTGCTGCCCTTCGCTGCAGGGTCCGCCTGCCTCGCCGGCATCTGCGTCGAGGGCTGGCTGGAGCGGCGCGGGGAGCACCTCACCCTGGAGTTCCAGCTGACCTGCCATGCGGAGCACGGGGAGGACGCCATCCTCTGGCCGGCAGCCGTCACGCCGCCGCAGCGGTGCGACGGCCTCTGGGAGCACACCTGCCTCGAGTGGTTCGTGGCCCGGCCCCAGCAGGACGCCTACTGGGAGTTCAACCTCTGCCCCAACGGCAACTGGAACGTCTATGCCCTGGATGGCTACCGCCGCGGCCTGAAGCCCGATCCCCTCTACACCGCCCTGCCGCTGGTCGCCGGCGACGGCGGGGAGGGCAGCCGCTTCAGGGTCACCGCAGCCCTGCCCGCTCCTCTGGCGTCCGCCCAGCCCAAGGGCCTCGAACTGGCGGTGACGGCCGTGCTGGAGCAGCGCAGCGGAATGATCAGCTACTGGGCCCTGCACCACGG encodes:
- a CDS encoding DOMON-like domain-containing protein, whose translation is MTHQDTAHDAGSEPSAGGQPPARQAFSLLPFAAGSACLAGICVEGWLERRGEHLTLEFQLTCHAEHGEDAILWPAAVTPPQRCDGLWEHTCLEWFVARPQQDAYWEFNLCPNGNWNVYALDGYRRGLKPDPLYTALPLVAGDGGEGSRFRVTAALPAPLASAQPKGLELAVTAVLEQRSGMISYWALHHGGAEADFHRRDGFRLRI